Proteins from a genomic interval of Dermacentor variabilis isolate Ectoservices chromosome 8, ASM5094787v1, whole genome shotgun sequence:
- the LOC142590395 gene encoding pseudouridine-5'-phosphatase-like, with protein MAATFKPVTHVLFDLDGVILDTEKLYTKAVQTVAARYGKQYTWELKQRAMGIPGKDAARLVIDGLGLPLATEEYLEEMDRLYAEMFPSAELMPGVERLVRHLRKHGVPMAIATSSKPTSFELKTSKHRELVSLFHHVVMSGSNPEVKHGKPHPDVFLVAASKFDEKPPPEKVLVFEDAPKGVTAALAAGMQVIMIPDARMDEENRRRATLCIASLLDFKPEQFGLPPFEDGTEDGLEDGPKKKKE; from the exons ACACGGAGAAGTTGTACACGAAGGCGGTGCAGACCGTGGCCGCCCGGTATGGCAAGCAGTACACGTGGGAGCTCAAGCAGCGGGCCATGGGCATCCCGGGAAAGGATGCGGCGCGCTTGGTCATCGACGGCCTGGGCCTGCCGCTGGCCACCGAGGAGTACCTCGAGGAGATGGATCGCCTCTACGCCGAAATGTTCCCCAGCGCCGAACTCATGCCCG GTGTGGAGCGACTGGTGCGCCACCTGCGCAAGCACGGCGTGCCCATGGCGATCGCCACCAGCTCGAAGCCGACCTCGTTCGAGCTGAAGACGTCGAAGCACCGCGAACTGGTCTCCCTCTTCCACCACGTCGTCATGTCGGGCAGCAACCCTGAAGTGAAGCACGGGAAGCCGCACCCGGACGTCTTCCTGGTCGCCGCCTCAAAGTTCGACGAGAAGCCGCCCCCCGAGAAG GTTCTGGTGTTCGAAGACGCGCCGAAGGGCGTCACCGCCGCCCTCGCCGCCGGTATGCAGGTCATCATGATACCCGACGCTCGCATGGACGAAGAGAACCGGCGTCGCGCGACGCTATGCATCGCCTCGCTCCTCGACTTCAAGCCCGAGCAGTTCGGACTGCCGCCCTtcgaggacggcaccgaggatggCCTCGAGGACGGACCCAAGAAGAAGAAGGAGTGA